The genome window ATCATGGCGCCGCTGCCGGGGGACAGCCTGCGGATCAGTGGGTTGCAGGACATGCAGGAGCAGCAGCGGGTGCTGGCGTTGTTGACCCACGCGCCGGCCGCGGCCGCACCAGCGCAGGATGCCAAGCGCTAGAACGCGCTGGTGAGATGGGGAGCGGCCGATGCCACATCCTGGCCTGGCCCTGCGCGGGCTGCGCCTGGACGCGGCCATGTCGGCACTGCGCGTTGGGGTGCCGGCCCGTTGCGGGGGCTTGGGGCACGTTTCGGCGCGCGCTGCGCGTGATCGATGACAGGCCCTAGGCTGCGCGCAGCGCCAGCGCCACGGCGATGCCGGCGAAGACCGCCAGGCCGACCCAGTTGTTGTGCAGGAAGGCGCGGAAGCACGCCGCGCGTTCGCGGTGCCGGGCCATGCGGAACTCGGCGACCACCAGCAGTGCCGCCACGCCCAGGCCGACCCAGTACCAGATGCCCAGGTCCGCGCGCTGGCCGACGAAGGCCAGGGCGACGAACATCAGCGCGTACAGCACGCCCTGGATGACCAGATCCAGTTCGCCGAACAAGATCGCGGTGGACTTGGAGCCGGCGCGCAGGTCGTCCTCGCGATCGACCATCGCATACCAGGTGTCGTAGGCGGTGGCCCACAGGATGTTGGTCGCGTACAGCAGCCAGGCCAGCGCCGGCACCTCGCCGCGCACCGCGGCGAAGGCCATCGGGATCCCCCAGCCGAAGGCCATGCCCAGGTAGACCTGCGGCAGGTAGGTGTAGCGCTTGAGGTAGGGATAGCTGGCGGCCAGTAGCAGCCCGATCACGCTCAGGCCGATGGTCAGCGCGTTCATGGTCAGCACCAGCGCGAACGCCACCAGCATCAGCACCGCGAACACCGCCAGCGCTTCGCGGCCGCTGACCGCACCGGTGGCCAGCGGCCGGCTGCGGGTGCGCTCGACCTGCGGGTCCAGCCAGCGGTCGGCATAGTCGTTGATCACGCAGCCGGCCGAGCGGGTCAGCCAGACCCCGGCGGTGAACACGCACAGCGTCCACAGCGGCGGCACCCCGTCGGCGGCCAGCCACAGCGCCCACCAGGTCGGCCACAGCAGCAGCAGCGCGCCGATCGGCCGGTCGCCGCGCAGCAGCTTCCAGTACTGGCCCAGGCGCGCGCGCGGCGGCAGCGCGGCAGGCGTCTCGTAGCGTTCGTAACCCATCGCGCAAGGGTAGCAGCCGCATCGTGTGGACGGCAGCACGCGATGTCGTGCCGTTGGCCTGCGCTCCGCGCGGTAGCTGCGGGAGCGCGAGGTGTCGGTGCCGCTTGCAGGTCTACAGATGCGCTCTGGCAGTCTGTCCGGCGCCAGCCTGTGGATGCTCCCCCCGGGCCGGGCATGGTCGGCCCCGGCGTCGCCTGTGCGTCGCGCACGTCTTGCCTACGAGCGGCGCGGCCTGGTCGGAACGCCCGCGGGGGCGCTGCCGCAGGGAGTTGCGCCCGGGGGAGACGCGGCCGACGAATGCCGTTAGAATGCGCGTCCGTTGCGCCCGTAGCTCAGCCGGATAGAGTAGTGGCTTCCGAAGCCATTGGTCGGGGGTTCGAATCCCTCCGGGCGCGCCATCCAGTCTTGCTCCCTGCTTCCTCCGCACCGTCTTTCCGACGATCGCGTGCCCGGCAAACAGATCCGCTGACGCCGCAGCGCGCATGCCAGCGGCACGGCTATCGTATGCGCATGCCTGCGCTCGTCTTCCCCATTCCTGCTCTTGGGCCTGCCCATTCCGCCGCCTGCTGCGCGGCAGAGGTCGGCATCGGCGACCCGTGCCCGCGCGTCGGGCGGGTGGCGCAGATCCGCGCACGGGCATGACCATGCAACGCACCGCCAGTCCTCGGGCGCCCCTGCCCAAGCCGGCCGTGCGCCGGCTCGGCGCGGACGACGCGCTGGCCTATCTGCGGGTGGGCGAGGGCGCGCCGGTGCTGCTGGTGCACGGGGCGCTGTGCGACTACCGCTACTGGGCGCCGCAGCTGCGTGGCCTGGCCGATCGTTTCCAGCTCAGTGCGTTGAGCCTGGGCCAGTACTACCCTCGGCTGCCGTCGGCGGCGCGCCATGCGTTCGGCTGGCGCTGGCATGCCCGGCAGCTTGCCGCCTTCATTGCCGAGGAGCCGCGCCCGGTGCATCTGGTCGGCCACTCCCGCGGCGCCGCCGTGGCCTGGCAGGCGGCGCTGCTGCGGCCCGAGGCCATCGCCAGCCTGACCCTGTTCGATCCTGGCGGTCCGCAACCGCAGGGCCTGTCGCCGGAGGTGCAGGCGGTCCGCGCGCAGGCGATCGCGCTGCTGCAGGACGGCCAGGTCGAGGCCGGCCTGGCATGCTTCGTCGACTCGGTCAGCCAGCCCGGCGCCTGGGCACGCAGCAGCGCGAGCTTCCGGCAGATGGTCCGCGACAACGCGCAGACCCTGGTGCCGCAGATCGCCGATGCGCTGCCGGCGTACCGGCCCGAGCAGGCGGCGGCGCTGGCGATGCCGGTGCTGCTGGTCGCCGGCGAGCACAGTCCGGCGCAGTACCACGACAACGCCGCGGCCCTGGCCGGGTGGCTGCCGGATGCGCAGTTGCAGTTACTCGCCGGCGCCTCCCACGGCATGACGTTTACCCACGCGCGGCGCTGCAATGGGCTGATCGCCGACGCGATTGCCGCTGCCGAAAGCGGGTCTTGAACGCGCCGTCCCGCGGCGCCGCGGCGTGGAACATTGGGCGCTGGTCGATTATCTAGACAAGAAGCGTGACCCGCTAATATTTATCCTGGCTCTATTCGTTTCGCGGATGTTCGGAAAATGACCGGGAAACGTTTTGAGTTTTGCGCAGGGCCTGCTGGGGCCTGTCAGAAACCGGTTATAAATCGCTTTTCCGCGAACCTCGAGTGAAGCGTTACGCACGGTCACGATGAGACGCGCGTTGCAGGATGGAACTATTTAAAGTTCAAGCGTTGACAGTGACTGCGCGGTCGATGAGGTTGGTGTCGAACGCGCTATCGCCGCGCTACACAAGACGCCATCGCGTTCCACGCACGACCAACAGCCGCAGTTGCCACTTTCTCAAATCAGCTCAGGGGATTCCGTCATGAACATGATCCGGATGCACGCACGCGTGCATGCTTTAGCGATCGCCGCCCTCGCGTTTCCTGCCACACTGCTTGCGCCAGATGCGGTGGCGCAGGCGATCGGCACGTTTCCGCCGATCGAAACCAGTATTTCGCTTCCGCACGATGAGGCCGCGCACCGCCAGCCGGCCGAATGGTGGTATATGACCGGCTTTCTGGACGGTACCGACCCGTCCGGCGGAAAACATTCGTACGCGTACGAAATGGTCGTGTTTCAGATCGATGGCGTGGCCAATACGCCGCCGGTCTACGATGCGCATTTTGCGATCTCGGATCTGGATCGCGGCGATTTCCGCTTCAAGAAGCAGGTGACCACCGGTCCGTTCACCACCTCGACCGACCGTTTCGATCTCGATGTCGCCGGCTTCCAGATGGGCGGATCGATGGGCAGTTACTACGCCAAGGCCGCGCCCGCCGATCTGGATTACGCCATCGACCTCAGCACGCAGGCGCTGCAGAAACCGACCTTGAACGGTACCAATGGCGTGGAAACCTACGGCGATTTCATCTCTCCGTATTATTCCTTCAACGTCAATGCCACCAGCGGCACGGTGTGGGACCACGGCGTGCCGGTCAAGGTCACCGGGACCTCCTGGTACGACCACGAATGGGCCAACGGCATTCCCGGCGACGCCAACAGTGGCTGGACCTGGTTCGGCGTTTCGCTGGACGACAACAGCCAGTACAACATCAGTTTCTTCATGAAGGGCGACGGCACGGTGGATCAGGCGCTCGCCGTCAAGACCGCCGACGGCCACTACGCGCCGGTCGATCCCGCCGCGCTCAAGCTTGAGCGGATCGGCAGCTGGACCAGTCCGCATACCGGCTACACCTATCCGGCGCAGTGGAAGGTCACCTTGCCCGACGGCGCAATCACCATTACCCCGATGCTGCAGGACGCCGAACTGTATGCGCCGGCCACGCAGAAGTTCTATTTCGAAGGACCCGCCAAGGTGGCGGGCACCCTGGCCGGAAAATCCATTACCGGCAAGGCGTTCGCGGAAATGAATCCCTGGGGCGTGGAGTGGGGCGCGCGCATCCTGCCTTGACCTCGCCGCATCGCATCCAATCAGTACGACATCCGTCATTCATTCGAGGAAATCACAATGAATCTCTCTGCAAGAACGTTCGGGCGCTTCCGTGGCTGGCTCGCCGCGGCCATGGTCATCGTGTGCGGGCTCTCGTCCGCGCCCGCGGCGGCGCAAGTCTTCGAAGAACCTGCGCCGGTGCAATTGCCGCGCGACGAAGGCCCGCACCACAGCCAGTTGGAATGGTGGTATTTCGTCGGCCATCTGTACGGCGTCGATCCCAGCGGCGCCAAGCGCGAATTCGGTTACGAGGTCACCGTGTTCCAGTTGTGGCCGATCGGCTCCGGGCCGGCCACCTACTCCTGGCATTTCGCGGTCACCGACGTGAACAACAAGCTGCACAAGGTGGAAGAGCGCGTCGTCTCCGAACAGATCCCGGACCAGCAGGGATCGTTCAACTTCACCAACGACGGCTGGTCGATCAGCGGGTCGCAGCAGAACTATGCGATCAAGGGCGCGCTCAGCGACGGGCGCTTCGCCATCGACCTCAAGACCAGCAGCGACATGCCTTTCGTCCTGCATAACGGCAACGGCGTGGTGGACTATCGGCCCATCGCCAAGACCTCGGCCTACTACTCGTCCACGGCGCTGGATACGGAAGGCACGGTCTACGACAACGGCGTGCCGATCAAGATCGTCGGCACCTCGTGGCAGGACCGCCAGTGGTTCGTCAAGGGCATGGCCTCCGACGAGAACGGCTCGTTCTTCGGCGGCGGCTGGAACTGGTTCGCCATCCAGCTCGATAACGACACGCAGTACATGCTGTATTACCTGCAGGATCCCAACACCGGCGCCATCACCAACAAGTTCGGCACGCGCGTGTCCAAGGGCGTGGCGACGCCGGTGTCCGGCAGCGAGATGGACCTGCAGCGGCTCGCGACCTGGACCAGCCCGAATTCCGGCTACACCTACGAGTCGAAGTGGAACGTGATCCTGCCCGAGGGCAATCTGCTCATCACCCCGTTGGTCGACGACCAGGAGATGCTGTGGACCGGTCACCGCACGTACTGGGAAGGCGCCTCGCAGGTGGTCGGCACCCTCAACGGCAACGACGTCACCGGCCGCAGCTACGTCGAGGTCAATCCGTGGCGGCAGCCGTACACGTCGCTGCCCTGAACGCCGCGATGTAGCCGCAGCAACCTTGTTCCAGGCGGAGACATCCGCCTGGAACAGCGGCGTGTGTGACGTCGGCAGTGGTGCTGGTACATGACGCGGCCATGGCCACGCCGGTGCTGGCAGAGGATGCGGCCGCCGCCTCGCGATTGCGCAGGTGGGGCAGGACAGGTGCGATGTAGTGCCAGGGGCACGTGCGCGATCTCGCAGGAACGGCGGTGTTCCCCGCGTCGTGCCGGGCTGCTTGGGGCCAGTTGTAGGAGTCAACTGTCATGCCCCAGCGATAACCGGAGGAGCGTACGGGGCCTGATCGCGCGCGATGGCATTGAGCCAGCGCAGGAACTTGTGCATGCAGGCGACGATGGCGACCTTGGCCGGCTTGCCGGCCGCGCGCAAGCGCGCGTAGGTGTTGGCCAAGGGGGATTTGGCGCGGATGCTGGCCCAGGTGGCCATGTACAGCACGCCTCGCACGTCGGCACGGCCGCCTTTGATGCGACGTTGGCCTTTCCAGCAGCCGCTGTCGTGATTGAACGGGGCCAGCCCGACCAGGGCGGCGAGCTTGCGTGGCGGCAGCGTGCCCAGCTCTGGCAACCGCGCGGCCAGGACCGCGCGCAGGATCGTGCCGAGCCCAGGCACCTTGGGCAAGCTCGAGCAGGTCTTGCCCTGCTGCTCGATCTCCTGCGTCAATGTCTGGATCTGCTGGTTCAGCAGGGCGACCACCTCTCGGCAGCGGCGTTGCACCTTGGCGCTGGTGATGTGCTCCAGGCGCCGCCGATGGGCATCGCGCTGGCCCACCAGGGTGGCGCGTAGGTCCAGCAGTTCGCGCAGGGACTGAAGATGCTCGGGCACCACGGTCGTGGGCGTGGCCGGGATGTGCTGGGCGGCGATGGCCAGCAGGCGCGCGTCCAGGGCGTCGGTCTTGGCCTGCAGGCCCAAGGCTTGGGCTAGCTTGCGCGGACGATCGGCGGCCATCCGCACTGCCGGCAGGTCCGCCTCTCGGAGTACCTGCAGCACGGCATGTTCGTAGCCGCCACTGGCTTCCAGCACGATCCGCTCGCAGCCCAGCGCCGCCAGGCGTTGGGCCAGCGCACGCTGCCCCTGTGGCGTATTGGGTTGGGTCCAGGCCTGCTCGTCCGGCAGGACATGAATGACCAGTTCGGCCTTGGATACATCGATCCCGACATAGCGCCGCATAGACGTTCTCCGCAGTAGACTCAGGAACGAGAGCACTCCTGCCGATGCCCATGCTTGTGGAGTTCGAGCTCGCGACTCGGGCAACTGTTCGGGCTGATGAGGCAGGAGATACGGGGTGCGGCGGCGCTGACTCCTACTCGTGCTTGCTGGCACTGCGGCTAAACGGCCTGCCGCACTCCGCTCTCACCTATAACGATAGACCCTCATTTGACACAAGCGGCTTCAGCCGCGACACGCTTCCGCGGGAATGTCCGTCGCGGCGGGAGGGCGCCTCTGATCACCTGCTTTCGCCACACGCAAGCCGGATCCAGGTTGCCGTGTGGAAACGGCTTCAGCCGCGACAGGCTTTACTGGGAACGTCCTGTCGCGGCTGAAGCCGCTCCTACGACTTGTTTCCCGTCGTTATTCGGGCTGCTCTGAAGCCATTCCCAGACGACAGGCCGCCGGCCCTGCGGCTTGAGTTCGCAGAGGAGTGAGTGCGTCGGACGTGGTGCGGGCGGTACCCCCACATTGCCCGCATCCATTCGGTCCAAATACCAGAGGGGCGACGGTCCTAGGCGCTACGTGCCACCGGCGCCGGCTCGCCGCGATCCAGTTGCCGGTAGGCGATGGCTTCGGTCAGGTGCGCAGTGGCGATGGCATCGCTGGCGTCCAGGTCGGCGATGGTGCGCGCCACGCGCAGGATGCGGTGCAGCGAGCGTGCCGATAGCCGCAGGCGCTCGATGGCCTGTTCCAGCAAGGCCTCGTCGCGCGGCTGCAGGCGACAGTCGCGCAAGGTCTCGCTGTGGCCGAGCTGGCCGTTGGGCCGGCCGGCCCGGCGCTGTTGCCGCTGCCGCGCCAGCTCGACGCGCTCGCGCACGGCGGCGCTGGTTTCGCCGGGCGGCGCATCGGCGCGCAGCGCCTGCGGGGGGAGCCGCGGCACTTCCACGTGCAGGTCGATGCGATCCAGCAGCGGGCCGGAGATGCGCGCGCGATAGCGCCGCACCGCCTCCTCGCTGCAGCGGCAGCGGCCGCTGGGGTCGCCGGCCCAGCCGCAGGGGCAGGGATTCATCGCCGCCACCAACTGGAAGCGCGCGGGAAACTCGGCGCTGCGCGCCGCGCGCGACACGGTCACCTGGCCGGACTCCAGCGGTTCGCGCAGCACTTCCAGGGCATGCCGGTTCCACTCGGGCAACTCGTCCAGGAACAGCACGCCGTGGTGCGCCAGGGAGATCTCGCCAGGGCGCGGATGGGTGCCGCCGCCGACCAGCGACACCGCGCTGGCGGTGTGGTGCGGCGCGCGGTACGGGCGTTGCCGCCAGCGCGCCGGATCCAGGCCGCGGCCGCTGACCGAGGCGATGGCGGCGCTCTCCAGCGCCTCGGCCTCGCTGGCCGCGGGCAGGATCCCGGGCAGGCGCGAGGCCAGCAGGGTCTTGCCGCAGCCGGGGCTGCCGATCAGCAGCAGGTGGTGATGTCCGGCCGCGGCGATCTCCAGGGCGCGCCGCGCCTGCGCCTGGCCGCGCACGTCGCTCAGGTCGGGAAAGGGCGCGGCGACGGCCGGCGGTGCCGTCGCCGCGGGCAGGGTCTTGCTGCCGTTGAGCAACCCGCAGACCTCCAGCAGGGTCCGCGCGGTGAACGCCTGCACGTGTTGCGCCAGTGCGGCCTCGGCGCCGTTGTCGGCCGGCACGATCAGGGTACGTCCTGCCTGTGCCGCGGCCAGCGCGGCCGGCAGGACGCCGTCGACTGGGCGCAATTCGCCGGTCAGGGCCAGTTCGCCGAGGAATTCGTATTGGCCGAGCCCCTGCGGGTCGAGCTGGCCGGCGGCGGCGAGGATGCCCAGCGCGATCGGCAGGTCGAAGCGGCCGCCCTCCTTGGGCAGGTCGGCCGGGGCCAGGTTGACGGTGATCCGCCGTGCCGGGAATTCGTACTGCGCGCACAGCAGCGCGGCGCGGACCCGATCGCGCGACTCGCGCACCGCCGCCTCGGGCAGGCCGACGATCTGGGTGGCCGGCAGGCCGCCGGACAGATGGACTTCGACCCGAACCGGAGGCGCAAGCACCCCCGCGCGGGCACGGCTGTGCACCAGCGCCAGGCTCATGGTGGCGGGTGGATCAGGGCGTGGGGCTGGGCGTCTGCCCGTTGCGCGCCGCTTCCAGCGCGGCGACGCTGCGCTCCAGCGCTTCGAGCTTCTCGCGGGTCCGCAGCAGCACCGCGCGCTGTACTTCGAACTCCTCGCGGGTGACCAGGTCGAGCTTGCCCAGCCCGGCCTGCAGCGCGCTCTTGAAGGTGCTCTGCAGTTCGTCGCGGGATTGGCGCAGACCCGGCGGCACCAGGTCGCTGAGGCGGCGGGCGAGGTCGTCGAGATGGTTGAGGTCGATCATGGCTGTGCTCCGGCAGGTGGCGTCAGACTGCGGCACCCGGCAGGTCGGGACCATCGGGATCGGACGCGGCGCGCTGTCGGAAAATTCCGGCGTTGGGGGCGCGCGGCCATTGAACCCGACGGCCGCCGATCGCGCAACCGCGCTATCCTGAGGCCATTGTGATTGGAGAACGCCGCATGAAGATGATCATGGCCGTGATCAAGCCGTTCAAGCTCGACGATGTGCGCGAAGCGCTCGCCGCGCAGGGCGTGGCCGGCATCACCGTCACCGAGGTCAAGGGCTTCGGCCGGCAGAAGGGCCATACCGAGCTGTACCGCGGCGCCGAGTACGTGGTCGATTTCCTGCCCAAGGTGAAGCTGGAAGTGGCGGTCAGCGAGGACCAGGTCGAGCGCGTGGTCGAGGCCATCGTCAAGGCCGCCGCTACCGGCAAGATCGGCGACGGCAAGGTGTTCGTCTACGACCTGGGCACAGTGGTGCGGATCCGCACCGGCGAACTGGATGCGGACGCGCTGTAGCGCGCTCGCCGCACCTGCGTCGGCATGGCATGGGCGCGGTGCAGGGGCGGCTTCAGCCGCGACGTGATCTCACCGGTAAGGCCCATCGCGACGGAAGGGTGCCTCCAATCTCTTCGGGACGTGTCCTGTAGGAGCGGCTTCAGCCGCGACGGGGCGTTCCCGGTGAAGCCCGTCGCGGCTGAAGCCGCTCCTACAGGCGTGGGTTTCATGCCTGTCGGAGGCTGCCGCCGCGTGGCGGACCCGTTGGATGGGCCAAGGACGCGTGCGCCAGGCGCCGGCTCAGGCGCCAACGTAGCCGCGGCCGAGGGTGAGCCAGAACGTCGCCACCACCACCGGCGCCGCCACGACGATCGTCGCGCGGCTGGACGGCAGCGGCAACGGTGCGCGCGACGCCTTGCCGAAGGCCCGGACAGCGCCGGCGATCCGAGGCATCGGCGCAGGCCATGCGCGCCGATGCCAGGGGCCTCGCCTTAGGCGCCCAGCGCCTCGGCCACGAACGGCGGCAGCACCTGGGTGCCGGTGTGCAGGTGCGCGCTGTAATAGCGGGTGGCGAACGGCTTGGCCGCGGCGTCGTCCTGGCGGAAGTCGAAGCCGCCCTGCTTGCGCGCCATGGTCACGCTCCACCAGCCGGTCGGGTAGCACGGCTGCGGGAACGGCACGGTGTGGAAGCTGGCGAAGCCGGCCTTGCCCATCTCCGCGCGCATTTCCTTGATCAGGTCCAGCAGCGCCAGCGGCGATTCGGACTGCTGCACCAGGATGCCGTCGTCCTTCAGCGCCTTGAAGCAGCTCTCGTAGAAGGCCTTGTTGAACAGGCCTTCGGCCGGGCCGACCGGGTCGGTGGAGTCGACGATGACGATGTCCACGCTGCCGGCCGGGCAGTTGGCCATGTAGGCCACGCCGTCGTCGAACAGCAGCTCGGCGCGCGGGTCGGCATTGGATTCGCACAGCTCCGGGAAGTACTTCTCGGCCATGCGCGTGACCTGCTCGTCGATGTCGCACTGGGTGGCGCTCTCCACGCCCGGGTGCTTGAGCACTTCGCGCAGGGTGCCGCAGTCGCCGCCGCCGATGATCACCACGCGCTTGGGCGCGGCGTGGGTGAACAGCGCCGGGTGGCTGATCATCTCGTGGTAGAAGAAGTTGTCGCGCGTGGTCAGCATCACCGCGCCGTCGATCACCATCAGCTTGCCCCAGTCGGTGGTGTCGTAGATCTCGATTTTCTGGAACGGCGACTGCACCTCGTCCAGCTTGCCGGTGATGCGGTAGCCGATGGCCGAGCCGGTGGGCTGGAAGTGTTCGATGTACCAGTTGTCGTTGGCGCTCATGCGGAATGTCCTAGGAAAGCAATGAAGAATGCAGCGTTTCCTTCTCCCCCCGGGAGAAGGTGGCGCGAAGCGCCGGATGAGGGTCGGGCGCAGCTTCGTGTAGCCAAGCCACGCGACGCTGCTACCAGATCCTCTCCGGATGAGGGTCGGGCGCAGCCTCGTGTAGCCAAGCCACGCGACGCTGTTGCCACCCCCTCTCCGGATGAGATCAGGATCGGGCGCAGCCTGGTGCAGTCGGACCGCGCCAGGCGCCCGCGCACCCGGCCCGGCTCCAGCCGGAGCCGAGGGCGTCGGAACGGCGCGGATTGTAACGGACCCCACGCGTA of Xanthomonas sacchari contains these proteins:
- the ubiA gene encoding 4-hydroxybenzoate octaprenyltransferase; amino-acid sequence: MGYERYETPAALPPRARLGQYWKLLRGDRPIGALLLLWPTWWALWLAADGVPPLWTLCVFTAGVWLTRSAGCVINDYADRWLDPQVERTRSRPLATGAVSGREALAVFAVLMLVAFALVLTMNALTIGLSVIGLLLAASYPYLKRYTYLPQVYLGMAFGWGIPMAFAAVRGEVPALAWLLYATNILWATAYDTWYAMVDREDDLRAGSKSTAILFGELDLVIQGVLYALMFVALAFVGQRADLGIWYWVGLGVAALLVVAEFRMARHRERAACFRAFLHNNWVGLAVFAGIAVALALRAA
- a CDS encoding alpha/beta fold hydrolase, with product MQRTASPRAPLPKPAVRRLGADDALAYLRVGEGAPVLLVHGALCDYRYWAPQLRGLADRFQLSALSLGQYYPRLPSAARHAFGWRWHARQLAAFIAEEPRPVHLVGHSRGAAVAWQAALLRPEAIASLTLFDPGGPQPQGLSPEVQAVRAQAIALLQDGQVEAGLACFVDSVSQPGAWARSSASFRQMVRDNAQTLVPQIADALPAYRPEQAAALAMPVLLVAGEHSPAQYHDNAAALAGWLPDAQLQLLAGASHGMTFTHARRCNGLIADAIAAAESGS
- a CDS encoding carotenoid 1,2-hydratase, whose amino-acid sequence is MNMIRMHARVHALAIAALAFPATLLAPDAVAQAIGTFPPIETSISLPHDEAAHRQPAEWWYMTGFLDGTDPSGGKHSYAYEMVVFQIDGVANTPPVYDAHFAISDLDRGDFRFKKQVTTGPFTTSTDRFDLDVAGFQMGGSMGSYYAKAAPADLDYAIDLSTQALQKPTLNGTNGVETYGDFISPYYSFNVNATSGTVWDHGVPVKVTGTSWYDHEWANGIPGDANSGWTWFGVSLDDNSQYNISFFMKGDGTVDQALAVKTADGHYAPVDPAALKLERIGSWTSPHTGYTYPAQWKVTLPDGAITITPMLQDAELYAPATQKFYFEGPAKVAGTLAGKSITGKAFAEMNPWGVEWGARILP
- a CDS encoding lipocalin-like domain-containing protein; the encoded protein is MNLSARTFGRFRGWLAAAMVIVCGLSSAPAAAQVFEEPAPVQLPRDEGPHHSQLEWWYFVGHLYGVDPSGAKREFGYEVTVFQLWPIGSGPATYSWHFAVTDVNNKLHKVEERVVSEQIPDQQGSFNFTNDGWSISGSQQNYAIKGALSDGRFAIDLKTSSDMPFVLHNGNGVVDYRPIAKTSAYYSSTALDTEGTVYDNGVPIKIVGTSWQDRQWFVKGMASDENGSFFGGGWNWFAIQLDNDTQYMLYYLQDPNTGAITNKFGTRVSKGVATPVSGSEMDLQRLATWTSPNSGYTYESKWNVILPEGNLLITPLVDDQEMLWTGHRTYWEGASQVVGTLNGNDVTGRSYVEVNPWRQPYTSLP
- a CDS encoding IS110 family transposase, coding for MRRYVGIDVSKAELVIHVLPDEQAWTQPNTPQGQRALAQRLAALGCERIVLEASGGYEHAVLQVLREADLPAVRMAADRPRKLAQALGLQAKTDALDARLLAIAAQHIPATPTTVVPEHLQSLRELLDLRATLVGQRDAHRRRLEHITSAKVQRRCREVVALLNQQIQTLTQEIEQQGKTCSSLPKVPGLGTILRAVLAARLPELGTLPPRKLAALVGLAPFNHDSGCWKGQRRIKGGRADVRGVLYMATWASIRAKSPLANTYARLRAAGKPAKVAIVACMHKFLRWLNAIARDQAPYAPPVIAGA
- a CDS encoding YifB family Mg chelatase-like AAA ATPase translates to MSLALVHSRARAGVLAPPVRVEVHLSGGLPATQIVGLPEAAVRESRDRVRAALLCAQYEFPARRITVNLAPADLPKEGGRFDLPIALGILAAAGQLDPQGLGQYEFLGELALTGELRPVDGVLPAALAAAQAGRTLIVPADNGAEAALAQHVQAFTARTLLEVCGLLNGSKTLPAATAPPAVAAPFPDLSDVRGQAQARRALEIAAAGHHHLLLIGSPGCGKTLLASRLPGILPAASEAEALESAAIASVSGRGLDPARWRQRPYRAPHHTASAVSLVGGGTHPRPGEISLAHHGVLFLDELPEWNRHALEVLREPLESGQVTVSRAARSAEFPARFQLVAAMNPCPCGWAGDPSGRCRCSEEAVRRYRARISGPLLDRIDLHVEVPRLPPQALRADAPPGETSAAVRERVELARQRQQRRAGRPNGQLGHSETLRDCRLQPRDEALLEQAIERLRLSARSLHRILRVARTIADLDASDAIATAHLTEAIAYRQLDRGEPAPVARSA
- the ubiK gene encoding ubiquinone biosynthesis accessory factor UbiK — encoded protein: MIDLNHLDDLARRLSDLVPPGLRQSRDELQSTFKSALQAGLGKLDLVTREEFEVQRAVLLRTREKLEALERSVAALEAARNGQTPSPTP
- a CDS encoding P-II family nitrogen regulator, with the protein product MKMIMAVIKPFKLDDVREALAAQGVAGITVTEVKGFGRQKGHTELYRGAEYVVDFLPKVKLEVAVSEDQVERVVEAIVKAAATGKIGDGKVFVYDLGTVVRIRTGELDADAL
- the speE gene encoding polyamine aminopropyltransferase; this encodes MSANDNWYIEHFQPTGSAIGYRITGKLDEVQSPFQKIEIYDTTDWGKLMVIDGAVMLTTRDNFFYHEMISHPALFTHAAPKRVVIIGGGDCGTLREVLKHPGVESATQCDIDEQVTRMAEKYFPELCESNADPRAELLFDDGVAYMANCPAGSVDIVIVDSTDPVGPAEGLFNKAFYESCFKALKDDGILVQQSESPLALLDLIKEMRAEMGKAGFASFHTVPFPQPCYPTGWWSVTMARKQGGFDFRQDDAAAKPFATRYYSAHLHTGTQVLPPFVAEALGA